In Gossypium raimondii isolate GPD5lz chromosome 12, ASM2569854v1, whole genome shotgun sequence, a single window of DNA contains:
- the LOC105763148 gene encoding LEAF RUST 10 DISEASE-RESISTANCE LOCUS RECEPTOR-LIKE PROTEIN KINASE-like 1.2 isoform X2 yields the protein MMPPPWFISILTMILSLAPKSMSANDENASSCSARIHCGDIQDIGYPFWGLDRPESCGYPGFRLNCNDDNPEITIMSATYRVVHINTSSQLLQVARMDYTESICPTYLLNSSFNSTPFAYNRESTLDIWLFYGCQPLTDVQNNSTSTQGISSQFECTINETNIIGYYLTRNVSETSFDTVIRNTLGSCNYSVSIQVMSSEVPSLEEIGNSDILEEALSLGFELRWSANDSMCKSCEDSGGQCGHDLITAEFTCYCSDGSYPRDCRLTPQGEKKDVGLRVGIIWLPLSPSVVSANVFSEKLNFLFALSSSLGLGIAGAVIAGILIGIGILCFKRRQPAAGVKNKYLPTPPSSAGSSTTSTTHLSQTIPSYPTSNYDIEKESTYFGTHVFSYQELEEATDNFNPAKQLGEGGFGTVYYGMLNDRREVAVKRLYKTNFKRVDQYMNEIEIFPRIRHPNLVTLYGCTSKRSTELLLVYEYIPNGTVADHLYGKLSNSGFLTWPIRLSIAVETANALAHLHASDIIHRDVKTANILLDNSFKVKVADFGLSRLFPNGVTHVSTAPQGTPGYVDPEYFQCYQLSEKSDVYSYGVVLFELISAKPAVDTSRHRDDINLANMGMNRIRNHALHELVDPSLRFENDYATKKMVTAMAELASRCLQQERNLRPSMEQVLQTLIGIQGEQIGLQKAEKENVRCRRQEIS from the exons ATGATGCCTCCCCCTTGGTTCATCTCGATCTTAACCATGATCCTGAGTCTTGCCCCGAAATCTATGTCAGCCAATGATGAGAATGCTTCAAGCTGCAGTGCACGAATCCATTGTGGAGACATTCAGGACATTGGTTATCCTTTCTGGGGATTGGATCGACCAGAAAGTTGTGGCTACCCTGGTTTTAGGCTGAACTGCAATGACGATAACCCAGAGATCACAATCATGTCAGCCACATATCGAGTCGTCCATATAAATACATCTTCACAACTCCTCCAAGTAGCTAGGATGGATTACACCGAAAGTATATGTCCCACGTATCTCCTCAACTCCAGTTTTAATTCAACCCCCTTTGCATACAACAGGGAGAGTACCCTGGATATATGGCTGTTTTACGGTTGTCAGCCTCTGACAGATGTACAAAATAACTCTACATCGACTCAGGGGATTTCTAGTCAATTTGAGTGCACAATAAACGAAACAAATATCATAGGTTATTATTTGACGAGAAATGTCAGTGAAACGTCCTTTGACACCGTCATACGCAATACCTTGGGATCTTGCAATTACAGTGTGAGTATCCAAGTAATGAGTTCAGAGGTTCCATCATTGGAGGAGATTGGAAATTCGGATATTTTAGAAGAAGCGCTTAGCCTTGGTTTTGAGCTGCGTTGGTCTGCAAACGATTCCATGTGTAAGTCATGCGAAGACTCTGGTGGGCAGTGTGGGCACGATCTCATCACAGCCGAATTTACATGTTACTGTTCAGATGGATCTTATCCCCGCGATTGTCGTCTAACGCCGCAAG GTGAAAAGAAGGATGTGGGCCTCAGAGTAGGTATTATTTGGTTACCATTATCACCAAGTGTTGTTTCCGCAAATGTTTTTAGTGAAAAGTTGAACTTTCTCTTTGCTTTATCTTCTTCTTTAGGCCTTGGGATAGCTGGTGCAGTTATAGCTGGTATACTTATTGGAATCGGGATTTTATGCTTCAAACGAAGACAACCAGCAGCCGGTGTTAAGAACAAGTACCTTCCAACACCTCCCTCAAGTGCAGGATCCTCCACTACTTCTACTACTCATCTGTCTCAAACCATCCCTTCATATCCCACCTCAAATTATGACATCGAAAAAGAGAGCACTTACTTTGGAACTCACGTCTTTAGTTATCAAGAACTTGAGGAAGCCACTGATAATTTCAATCCTGCTAAACAACTTGGAGAAGGAGGCTTTGGCACTGTTTATTATG GTATGCTTAATGATAGGCGTGAAGTTGCGGTTAAACGCCTATACAAGACCAATTTCAAGCGTGTTGATCAGTACATGAATGAAATCGAGATCTTCCCTCGAATACGCCACCCGAACCTTGTCACACTCTACGGATGTACGTCGAAACGTAGCACAGAACTTCTCCTTGTTTACGAGTACATTCCTAATGGAACTGTGGCTGATCATTTATATGGGAAGCTATCAAACAGCGGTTTCCTTACTTGGCCTATTAGGCTGAGCATTGCAGTAGAGACAGCGAATGCACTAGCTCACCTCCATGCATCGGATATCATACATCGCGATGTTAAGACGGCTAACATTCTCCTAGACAATAGTTTCAAAGTAAAAGTAGCTGATTTCGGTCTTTCACGATTGTTTCCTAATGGTGTTACTCATGTCTCAACTGCTCCACAAGGCACACCCGGTTACGTTGACCCTGAGTATTTCCAGTGCTACCAGCTCAGTGAGAAGAGTGATGTTTATAGTTACGGAGTGGTCTTGTTTGAGCTTATATCCGCAAAACCGGCAGTGGACACCAGTAGGCACCGAGATGATATTAATTTGGCTAACATGGGTATGAACAGAATCAGGAACCATGCATTGCATGAATTGGTTGATCCATCTCTTCGATTCGAGAACGATTACGCGACGAAAAAAATGGTAACGGCAATGGCGGAACTGGCTTCACGGTGTTTACAACAAGAGAGGAATTTGAGACCTTCCATGGAACAAGTGTTGCAGACATTGATAGGAATTCAGGGTGAGCAGATAGGATTGCAGAAAGCGGAGAAAGAGAATGTAAGATGTAGGCGTCAGGAAATTAGCTGA
- the LOC105763148 gene encoding LEAF RUST 10 DISEASE-RESISTANCE LOCUS RECEPTOR-LIKE PROTEIN KINASE-like 1.2 isoform X4 — MMPPPWFISILTMILSLAPKSMSANDENASSCSARIHCGDIQDIGYPFWGLDRPESCGYPGFRLNCNDDNPEITIMSATYRVVHINTSSQLLQVARMDYTESICPTYLLNSSFNSTPFAYNRESTLDIWLFYGCQPLTDVQNNSTSTQGISSQFECTINETNIIGYYLTRNVSETSFDTVIRNTLGSCNYSVSIQVMSSEVPSLEEIGNSDILEEALSLGFELRWSANDSMCKSCEDSGGQCGHDLITAEFTCYCSDGSYPRDCRLTPQGEKKDVGLRVGLGIAGAVIAGILIGIGILCFKRRQPAAGVKNKYLPTPPSSAGSSTTSTTHLSQTIPSYPTSNYDIEKESTYFGTHVFSYQELEEATDNFNPAKQLGEGGFGTVYYGMLNDRREVAVKRLYKTNFKRVDQYMNEIEIFPRIRHPNLVTLYGCTSKRSTELLLVYEYIPNGTVADHLYGKLSNSGFLTWPIRLSIAVETANALAHLHASDIIHRDVKTANILLDNSFKVKVADFGLSRLFPNGVTHVSTAPQGTPGYVDPEYFQCYQLSEKSDVYSYGVVLFELISAKPAVDTSRHRDDINLANMGMNRIRNHALHELVDPSLRFENDYATKKMVTAMAELASRCLQQERNLRPSMEQVLQTLIGIQGEQIGLQKAEKENVRCRRQEIS, encoded by the exons ATGATGCCTCCCCCTTGGTTCATCTCGATCTTAACCATGATCCTGAGTCTTGCCCCGAAATCTATGTCAGCCAATGATGAGAATGCTTCAAGCTGCAGTGCACGAATCCATTGTGGAGACATTCAGGACATTGGTTATCCTTTCTGGGGATTGGATCGACCAGAAAGTTGTGGCTACCCTGGTTTTAGGCTGAACTGCAATGACGATAACCCAGAGATCACAATCATGTCAGCCACATATCGAGTCGTCCATATAAATACATCTTCACAACTCCTCCAAGTAGCTAGGATGGATTACACCGAAAGTATATGTCCCACGTATCTCCTCAACTCCAGTTTTAATTCAACCCCCTTTGCATACAACAGGGAGAGTACCCTGGATATATGGCTGTTTTACGGTTGTCAGCCTCTGACAGATGTACAAAATAACTCTACATCGACTCAGGGGATTTCTAGTCAATTTGAGTGCACAATAAACGAAACAAATATCATAGGTTATTATTTGACGAGAAATGTCAGTGAAACGTCCTTTGACACCGTCATACGCAATACCTTGGGATCTTGCAATTACAGTGTGAGTATCCAAGTAATGAGTTCAGAGGTTCCATCATTGGAGGAGATTGGAAATTCGGATATTTTAGAAGAAGCGCTTAGCCTTGGTTTTGAGCTGCGTTGGTCTGCAAACGATTCCATGTGTAAGTCATGCGAAGACTCTGGTGGGCAGTGTGGGCACGATCTCATCACAGCCGAATTTACATGTTACTGTTCAGATGGATCTTATCCCCGCGATTGTCGTCTAACGCCGCAAG GTGAAAAGAAGGATGTGGGCCTCAGAGTAG GCCTTGGGATAGCTGGTGCAGTTATAGCTGGTATACTTATTGGAATCGGGATTTTATGCTTCAAACGAAGACAACCAGCAGCCGGTGTTAAGAACAAGTACCTTCCAACACCTCCCTCAAGTGCAGGATCCTCCACTACTTCTACTACTCATCTGTCTCAAACCATCCCTTCATATCCCACCTCAAATTATGACATCGAAAAAGAGAGCACTTACTTTGGAACTCACGTCTTTAGTTATCAAGAACTTGAGGAAGCCACTGATAATTTCAATCCTGCTAAACAACTTGGAGAAGGAGGCTTTGGCACTGTTTATTATG GTATGCTTAATGATAGGCGTGAAGTTGCGGTTAAACGCCTATACAAGACCAATTTCAAGCGTGTTGATCAGTACATGAATGAAATCGAGATCTTCCCTCGAATACGCCACCCGAACCTTGTCACACTCTACGGATGTACGTCGAAACGTAGCACAGAACTTCTCCTTGTTTACGAGTACATTCCTAATGGAACTGTGGCTGATCATTTATATGGGAAGCTATCAAACAGCGGTTTCCTTACTTGGCCTATTAGGCTGAGCATTGCAGTAGAGACAGCGAATGCACTAGCTCACCTCCATGCATCGGATATCATACATCGCGATGTTAAGACGGCTAACATTCTCCTAGACAATAGTTTCAAAGTAAAAGTAGCTGATTTCGGTCTTTCACGATTGTTTCCTAATGGTGTTACTCATGTCTCAACTGCTCCACAAGGCACACCCGGTTACGTTGACCCTGAGTATTTCCAGTGCTACCAGCTCAGTGAGAAGAGTGATGTTTATAGTTACGGAGTGGTCTTGTTTGAGCTTATATCCGCAAAACCGGCAGTGGACACCAGTAGGCACCGAGATGATATTAATTTGGCTAACATGGGTATGAACAGAATCAGGAACCATGCATTGCATGAATTGGTTGATCCATCTCTTCGATTCGAGAACGATTACGCGACGAAAAAAATGGTAACGGCAATGGCGGAACTGGCTTCACGGTGTTTACAACAAGAGAGGAATTTGAGACCTTCCATGGAACAAGTGTTGCAGACATTGATAGGAATTCAGGGTGAGCAGATAGGATTGCAGAAAGCGGAGAAAGAGAATGTAAGATGTAGGCGTCAGGAAATTAGCTGA
- the LOC105763148 gene encoding LEAF RUST 10 DISEASE-RESISTANCE LOCUS RECEPTOR-LIKE PROTEIN KINASE-like 1.2 isoform X3, with product MMPPPWFISILTMILSLAPKSMSANDENASSCSARIHCGDIQDIGYPFWGLDRPESCGYPGFRLNCNDDNPEITIMSATYRVVHINTSSQLLQVARMDYTESICPTYLLNSSFNSTPFAYNRESTLDIWLFYGCQPLTDVQNNSTSTQGISSQFECTINETNIIGYYLTRNVSETSFDTVIRNTLGSCNYSVSIQVMSSEVPSLEEIGNSDILEEALSLGFELRWSANDSMCKSCEDSGGQCGHDLITAEFTCYCSDGSYPRDCRLTPQAGEKKDVGLRVGLGIAGAVIAGILIGIGILCFKRRQPAAGVKNKYLPTPPSSAGSSTTSTTHLSQTIPSYPTSNYDIEKESTYFGTHVFSYQELEEATDNFNPAKQLGEGGFGTVYYGMLNDRREVAVKRLYKTNFKRVDQYMNEIEIFPRIRHPNLVTLYGCTSKRSTELLLVYEYIPNGTVADHLYGKLSNSGFLTWPIRLSIAVETANALAHLHASDIIHRDVKTANILLDNSFKVKVADFGLSRLFPNGVTHVSTAPQGTPGYVDPEYFQCYQLSEKSDVYSYGVVLFELISAKPAVDTSRHRDDINLANMGMNRIRNHALHELVDPSLRFENDYATKKMVTAMAELASRCLQQERNLRPSMEQVLQTLIGIQGEQIGLQKAEKENVRCRRQEIS from the exons ATGATGCCTCCCCCTTGGTTCATCTCGATCTTAACCATGATCCTGAGTCTTGCCCCGAAATCTATGTCAGCCAATGATGAGAATGCTTCAAGCTGCAGTGCACGAATCCATTGTGGAGACATTCAGGACATTGGTTATCCTTTCTGGGGATTGGATCGACCAGAAAGTTGTGGCTACCCTGGTTTTAGGCTGAACTGCAATGACGATAACCCAGAGATCACAATCATGTCAGCCACATATCGAGTCGTCCATATAAATACATCTTCACAACTCCTCCAAGTAGCTAGGATGGATTACACCGAAAGTATATGTCCCACGTATCTCCTCAACTCCAGTTTTAATTCAACCCCCTTTGCATACAACAGGGAGAGTACCCTGGATATATGGCTGTTTTACGGTTGTCAGCCTCTGACAGATGTACAAAATAACTCTACATCGACTCAGGGGATTTCTAGTCAATTTGAGTGCACAATAAACGAAACAAATATCATAGGTTATTATTTGACGAGAAATGTCAGTGAAACGTCCTTTGACACCGTCATACGCAATACCTTGGGATCTTGCAATTACAGTGTGAGTATCCAAGTAATGAGTTCAGAGGTTCCATCATTGGAGGAGATTGGAAATTCGGATATTTTAGAAGAAGCGCTTAGCCTTGGTTTTGAGCTGCGTTGGTCTGCAAACGATTCCATGTGTAAGTCATGCGAAGACTCTGGTGGGCAGTGTGGGCACGATCTCATCACAGCCGAATTTACATGTTACTGTTCAGATGGATCTTATCCCCGCGATTGTCGTCTAACGCCGCAAG CAGGTGAAAAGAAGGATGTGGGCCTCAGAGTAG GCCTTGGGATAGCTGGTGCAGTTATAGCTGGTATACTTATTGGAATCGGGATTTTATGCTTCAAACGAAGACAACCAGCAGCCGGTGTTAAGAACAAGTACCTTCCAACACCTCCCTCAAGTGCAGGATCCTCCACTACTTCTACTACTCATCTGTCTCAAACCATCCCTTCATATCCCACCTCAAATTATGACATCGAAAAAGAGAGCACTTACTTTGGAACTCACGTCTTTAGTTATCAAGAACTTGAGGAAGCCACTGATAATTTCAATCCTGCTAAACAACTTGGAGAAGGAGGCTTTGGCACTGTTTATTATG GTATGCTTAATGATAGGCGTGAAGTTGCGGTTAAACGCCTATACAAGACCAATTTCAAGCGTGTTGATCAGTACATGAATGAAATCGAGATCTTCCCTCGAATACGCCACCCGAACCTTGTCACACTCTACGGATGTACGTCGAAACGTAGCACAGAACTTCTCCTTGTTTACGAGTACATTCCTAATGGAACTGTGGCTGATCATTTATATGGGAAGCTATCAAACAGCGGTTTCCTTACTTGGCCTATTAGGCTGAGCATTGCAGTAGAGACAGCGAATGCACTAGCTCACCTCCATGCATCGGATATCATACATCGCGATGTTAAGACGGCTAACATTCTCCTAGACAATAGTTTCAAAGTAAAAGTAGCTGATTTCGGTCTTTCACGATTGTTTCCTAATGGTGTTACTCATGTCTCAACTGCTCCACAAGGCACACCCGGTTACGTTGACCCTGAGTATTTCCAGTGCTACCAGCTCAGTGAGAAGAGTGATGTTTATAGTTACGGAGTGGTCTTGTTTGAGCTTATATCCGCAAAACCGGCAGTGGACACCAGTAGGCACCGAGATGATATTAATTTGGCTAACATGGGTATGAACAGAATCAGGAACCATGCATTGCATGAATTGGTTGATCCATCTCTTCGATTCGAGAACGATTACGCGACGAAAAAAATGGTAACGGCAATGGCGGAACTGGCTTCACGGTGTTTACAACAAGAGAGGAATTTGAGACCTTCCATGGAACAAGTGTTGCAGACATTGATAGGAATTCAGGGTGAGCAGATAGGATTGCAGAAAGCGGAGAAAGAGAATGTAAGATGTAGGCGTCAGGAAATTAGCTGA
- the LOC105763148 gene encoding LEAF RUST 10 DISEASE-RESISTANCE LOCUS RECEPTOR-LIKE PROTEIN KINASE-like 1.2 isoform X1, protein MMPPPWFISILTMILSLAPKSMSANDENASSCSARIHCGDIQDIGYPFWGLDRPESCGYPGFRLNCNDDNPEITIMSATYRVVHINTSSQLLQVARMDYTESICPTYLLNSSFNSTPFAYNRESTLDIWLFYGCQPLTDVQNNSTSTQGISSQFECTINETNIIGYYLTRNVSETSFDTVIRNTLGSCNYSVSIQVMSSEVPSLEEIGNSDILEEALSLGFELRWSANDSMCKSCEDSGGQCGHDLITAEFTCYCSDGSYPRDCRLTPQAGEKKDVGLRVGIIWLPLSPSVVSANVFSEKLNFLFALSSSLGLGIAGAVIAGILIGIGILCFKRRQPAAGVKNKYLPTPPSSAGSSTTSTTHLSQTIPSYPTSNYDIEKESTYFGTHVFSYQELEEATDNFNPAKQLGEGGFGTVYYGMLNDRREVAVKRLYKTNFKRVDQYMNEIEIFPRIRHPNLVTLYGCTSKRSTELLLVYEYIPNGTVADHLYGKLSNSGFLTWPIRLSIAVETANALAHLHASDIIHRDVKTANILLDNSFKVKVADFGLSRLFPNGVTHVSTAPQGTPGYVDPEYFQCYQLSEKSDVYSYGVVLFELISAKPAVDTSRHRDDINLANMGMNRIRNHALHELVDPSLRFENDYATKKMVTAMAELASRCLQQERNLRPSMEQVLQTLIGIQGEQIGLQKAEKENVRCRRQEIS, encoded by the exons ATGATGCCTCCCCCTTGGTTCATCTCGATCTTAACCATGATCCTGAGTCTTGCCCCGAAATCTATGTCAGCCAATGATGAGAATGCTTCAAGCTGCAGTGCACGAATCCATTGTGGAGACATTCAGGACATTGGTTATCCTTTCTGGGGATTGGATCGACCAGAAAGTTGTGGCTACCCTGGTTTTAGGCTGAACTGCAATGACGATAACCCAGAGATCACAATCATGTCAGCCACATATCGAGTCGTCCATATAAATACATCTTCACAACTCCTCCAAGTAGCTAGGATGGATTACACCGAAAGTATATGTCCCACGTATCTCCTCAACTCCAGTTTTAATTCAACCCCCTTTGCATACAACAGGGAGAGTACCCTGGATATATGGCTGTTTTACGGTTGTCAGCCTCTGACAGATGTACAAAATAACTCTACATCGACTCAGGGGATTTCTAGTCAATTTGAGTGCACAATAAACGAAACAAATATCATAGGTTATTATTTGACGAGAAATGTCAGTGAAACGTCCTTTGACACCGTCATACGCAATACCTTGGGATCTTGCAATTACAGTGTGAGTATCCAAGTAATGAGTTCAGAGGTTCCATCATTGGAGGAGATTGGAAATTCGGATATTTTAGAAGAAGCGCTTAGCCTTGGTTTTGAGCTGCGTTGGTCTGCAAACGATTCCATGTGTAAGTCATGCGAAGACTCTGGTGGGCAGTGTGGGCACGATCTCATCACAGCCGAATTTACATGTTACTGTTCAGATGGATCTTATCCCCGCGATTGTCGTCTAACGCCGCAAG CAGGTGAAAAGAAGGATGTGGGCCTCAGAGTAGGTATTATTTGGTTACCATTATCACCAAGTGTTGTTTCCGCAAATGTTTTTAGTGAAAAGTTGAACTTTCTCTTTGCTTTATCTTCTTCTTTAGGCCTTGGGATAGCTGGTGCAGTTATAGCTGGTATACTTATTGGAATCGGGATTTTATGCTTCAAACGAAGACAACCAGCAGCCGGTGTTAAGAACAAGTACCTTCCAACACCTCCCTCAAGTGCAGGATCCTCCACTACTTCTACTACTCATCTGTCTCAAACCATCCCTTCATATCCCACCTCAAATTATGACATCGAAAAAGAGAGCACTTACTTTGGAACTCACGTCTTTAGTTATCAAGAACTTGAGGAAGCCACTGATAATTTCAATCCTGCTAAACAACTTGGAGAAGGAGGCTTTGGCACTGTTTATTATG GTATGCTTAATGATAGGCGTGAAGTTGCGGTTAAACGCCTATACAAGACCAATTTCAAGCGTGTTGATCAGTACATGAATGAAATCGAGATCTTCCCTCGAATACGCCACCCGAACCTTGTCACACTCTACGGATGTACGTCGAAACGTAGCACAGAACTTCTCCTTGTTTACGAGTACATTCCTAATGGAACTGTGGCTGATCATTTATATGGGAAGCTATCAAACAGCGGTTTCCTTACTTGGCCTATTAGGCTGAGCATTGCAGTAGAGACAGCGAATGCACTAGCTCACCTCCATGCATCGGATATCATACATCGCGATGTTAAGACGGCTAACATTCTCCTAGACAATAGTTTCAAAGTAAAAGTAGCTGATTTCGGTCTTTCACGATTGTTTCCTAATGGTGTTACTCATGTCTCAACTGCTCCACAAGGCACACCCGGTTACGTTGACCCTGAGTATTTCCAGTGCTACCAGCTCAGTGAGAAGAGTGATGTTTATAGTTACGGAGTGGTCTTGTTTGAGCTTATATCCGCAAAACCGGCAGTGGACACCAGTAGGCACCGAGATGATATTAATTTGGCTAACATGGGTATGAACAGAATCAGGAACCATGCATTGCATGAATTGGTTGATCCATCTCTTCGATTCGAGAACGATTACGCGACGAAAAAAATGGTAACGGCAATGGCGGAACTGGCTTCACGGTGTTTACAACAAGAGAGGAATTTGAGACCTTCCATGGAACAAGTGTTGCAGACATTGATAGGAATTCAGGGTGAGCAGATAGGATTGCAGAAAGCGGAGAAAGAGAATGTAAGATGTAGGCGTCAGGAAATTAGCTGA